The Atribacter laminatus genome contains the following window.
AATTATAAATAAGCTAAGATTAACCATGAATTTAAAAAAACCGTAATTATAATTTAGCACTTTGATTAAAAAATGAGGAGGGCAAAATGTCACTTTCAGAAGCGTTGAGACAATTAGCATCAGTACAACGGATTCAAGCTTATTCCGATTCACCATCCTATACCGAGAGAGTAACCGCACCAATTTATGCTGCAATCGGACGAGAAATCGAAGTATTAATCAAGGAAGAAGTCTCCGGTATGAAAACTTATATAGCGAATACGATACAGCAAGCAGTACAAGAGGCAGTTCGGGAAGTCGGTCGTGAGGCTATTATTGCTGCAGTCCAATCATTGACTGAAAATGAAAAAGAGACGAAACAAAAAGATAAATCAAAATCAGATCCGGTTTAGGAGGTGAAAAATGGCCAGATTTCTGCACACGGCTGATTGGCATTTAGGGATGAAGTATGCCAAATTAGGTTTGAATGCCGAAAAGGCTCGGGAAGTGAGAATTCAAACCGCCAATGCCGTAATTGAATATGCTCAAAAGCATAATGTCGATTTCATCATTGTTGCTGGAGATTTATTTGATAGCAATGATATTGAAAGAGACCTGATTGATACGGTAATTCGCATCTTACAAAAGGCTATGCCAATACCAGTTTATATTTTACCGGGAAACCATGACCCCTTGACCATAGATTCCATCTATGCAGATCCTTTCTGGAAAACCCTTTCTAATACTTTTATTATTGACCAGCCTAAGCCCTTATCCGTTCCAAATATCCCGGTTACCCTCTATCCGTGTCCAGTCACTCAGAAACAAACCAAAAAAGACCTCACTGACTGGATTCAAGTGACCGGTGGCCAAATCTCTATTGGTATTGCCCATGGGAATCTTCAAATACCAGGGTTTACTGATGATCCCAACTTCCCAATTGATCCCGATCGGGCAGAGCAGTCTGGTTTGGACTATCTTTCTTTAGGAGAATGGCACTCTTTGTTCTCGCTTAAGGGAAAGGACGGGGCCATCCGAACGCTTTACCCCGGAACCCCAGAACCAACCAAATCTGGAGAAAACAACTGTGGAAGAGTGGTTATTGTCGAAATTGAAGAACACGGTTCCAAGCCTATTCTACAAGAGGTTGAAATCGGGACTCTCAAATGGGAAGAACGATTAATCGAAATTTCCAGCTTCGATGAGATCAAATGTGTTGAGAAAGAACTCAAGGACATAACTGACCCGGAAAACTGGGTTTTAGACCTTATATTGAAAGGAATCATTGACCAAGAAGCTTTTAATTATTTAGAAGCTATTGAAAACCAATGTGTTAAAAACTTCCTCTATTTTAAATTAAATAAAGACAAACTGCATATCAACCCCGACCTGACAAAGCTCAAAAACTTGATTCCAGAAGGAGTATTGTTTGGTAAAGTTATCGATGCCATCGAAGCCTTTAAAAGGTGTCATCCCAGTCTTCAAGAATTTTCTAATCTGTCCGCTGAAGATGCTGAAATCATGCTCCAAGAATTAAC
Protein-coding sequences here:
- a CDS encoding metallophosphoesterase family protein; the encoded protein is MARFLHTADWHLGMKYAKLGLNAEKAREVRIQTANAVIEYAQKHNVDFIIVAGDLFDSNDIERDLIDTVIRILQKAMPIPVYILPGNHDPLTIDSIYADPFWKTLSNTFIIDQPKPLSVPNIPVTLYPCPVTQKQTKKDLTDWIQVTGGQISIGIAHGNLQIPGFTDDPNFPIDPDRAEQSGLDYLSLGEWHSLFSLKGKDGAIRTLYPGTPEPTKSGENNCGRVVIVEIEEHGSKPILQEVEIGTLKWEERLIEISSFDEIKCVEKELKDITDPENWVLDLILKGIIDQEAFNYLEAIENQCVKNFLYFKLNKDKLHINPDLTKLKNLIPEGVLFGKVIDAIEAFKRCHPSLQEFSNLSAEDAEIMLQELTNASLPLNPSPEALERALMILYQMAREVAR